A window of Enoplosus armatus isolate fEnoArm2 chromosome 3, fEnoArm2.hap1, whole genome shotgun sequence contains these coding sequences:
- the rbm15b gene encoding putative RNA-binding protein 15B, with amino-acid sequence MKRQAGRETSPSRAIAKRIRERERESARREELPPPPLALLLAESRSYHRRSRSREREKPRLREGRAAALELHHRHELSLLGRPPLRTTAAELPAARPGTLEYKTLLISNLGSQVSDEDVEDALFHEFKKFGDVSVKLSHTPELGRIAYVNFRHPEDAKEARHAKSSRLVLGDRQLKIEPMYVRRRSVTPPDAGYLPLHAPYPYRQRSLSPPGPGVSNIRDIRARHYALETLGLSRERERLLDYYGMLDERGRPYGFPPMPVVEDLKPEDDQRATSNLFIGNLDGNVTEAELRRGFDKYGIIEDVVIKRPARGQGGAYAFVKFQNLDMAHRAKVAMQGRLIGGNPIKIGYGKANPTTRLWVGGLGPGNSLAALAREFDRFGSIRNIDYVKGDSFAYIQYESLDAAQAACTQMRGFPLGGPERRLRVDFAKVEESPSRAFPPGYQPPVAPPSHYDLLGETYSRHRSLERELRGARDRSPPASHSLLSQRERERALLERDYPTSPTRSLERRAGGVEAFGRSVRGARSRSRSRERWLKEREERRNRRRSRSPSIDRPAEEREREREKERGRSRVRGQGGAVSPDASPDRARVRAPDSTTEPRDHSPDSGAGGRHSATNEEDPPSGRHHSKRSTSEHLNNHHHRNSEVIAASSPAIHTDTHTSSPPSTLSEFAQASLSKMWHGFFALKNSSFPTDLYMLEGGSSFFNTMMKDSLKLQSQNQPSQLKIVQRLRMDQTRLDEVSRRIKLGRPDGFAILLALQGPIDRQAPTPEPGLQVRLLRHLVTYLRNKEAAGVVSLPAVKEGGPGAMLYAFPPGVFSQQYLQAAKRTVGNMDEEHMVIVIVNDTN; translated from the coding sequence ATGAAGAGGCAGGCCGGGAGAGAGACTAGTCCGTCCAGAGCCATCGCTAAACGGATACGGGAAAGGGAACGAGAGAGTGCGCGGAGGGAGGAGCTGCCACCGCCGCcgctggctctgctgctggcgGAGAGCCGGAGTTATCACCGACGGAGCCGAAGCAGGGAGCGAGAGAAACCGCGGCTCAGGGAGGGGCGGGCGGCCGCCTTGGAGCTCCACCACCGACATGAGCTCAGCCTCCTCGGTCGTCCGCCTCTACGGACCACGGCGGCGGAGCTCCCCGCCGCCAGGCCGGGCACCCTGGAGTACAAAACGCTACTCATCAGCAACCTGGGCTCGCAGGTCTCGGACGAGGACGTGGAGGACGCGCTGTTTCATGAGTTCAAAAAGTTCGGGGACGTCAGCGTGAAACTGTCGCACACGCCGGAGCTGGGCCGGATCGCCTATGTGAATTTTCGGCACCCGGAGGACGCCAAAGAGGCCAGGCACGCCAAATCCTCCAGGTTAGTTTTGGGCGATCGACAGCTCAAAATTGAACCCATGTACGTCAGGAGGCGGAGTGTCACGCCGCCAGACGCTGGTTATTTGCCTCTACACGCACCGTACCCCTACAGACAGCGCTCCCTCTCCCCGCCGGGGCCCGGTGTGAGTAACATCAGAGACATCAGAGCGAGACATTACGCCTTGGAGACACTGGGtctcagcagagagagggagaggcttTTGGATTATTATGGTATGCTGGATGAGAGGGGCCGGCCCTATGGCTTCCCTCCAATGCCAGTAGTGGAGGATCTAAAACCTGAGGACGATCAGAGGGCGACCAGTAACCTTTTTATTGGAAATTTGGATGGTAATGTAACAGAAGCAGAACTAAGGAGGGGTTTTGACAAGTATGGCATCATTGAGGATGTTGTGATAAAGCGCCCAGCTCGTGGACAGGGGGGGGCATATGCTTTTGTGAAGTTTCAGAACCTAGACATGGCCCATCGGGCCAAAGTGGCCATGCAGGGACGGCTCATCGGCGGCAACCCAATAAAGATTGGCTATGGCAAAGCTAACCCCACCACACGGCTCTGGGTGGGCGGCCTTGGGCCTGGAAACTCCCTCGCTGCCCTCGCTCGGGAGTTCGACCGCTTTGGAAGTATAAGGAACATCGACTATGTTAAGGGGGACAGTTTTGCTTACATTCAGTATGAAAGTTTAGACGCTGCCCAAGCTGCCTGCACCCAGATGAGGGGTTTTCCTTTAGGAGGCCCAGAGCGGCGTCTGAGGGTGGACTTTGCTAAAGTTGAGGAGAGCCCCTCTCGGGCGTTTCCTCCTGGTTACCAGCCACCTGTCGCACCCCCCTCCCACTATGACCTCCTCGGGGAGACCTACAGCCGCCACCGCAGCCTGGAGCGAGAGCTGAGGGGAGCCAGGGACCGCTCACCACCGGCCTCCCACAGCCTTCTCtcccagagggagagagagagggccctGCTGGAGAGAGACTACCCCACCAGCCCCACCCGTAGCCTGGAGAGGAGAGCGGGAGGAGTGGAAGCTTTTGGCAGGAGTGTGAGAGGAGCAAGGAGCCGCAGCAGGAGCAGGGAGCGGTGgctgaaggagagggaggagaggaggaacaggaggaggagcaggagtcCGTCCATCGACAGGCCagcggaggagagggagagagagagggagaaggagagggggaggtcAAGGGTCCGAGGTCAGGGAGGGGCCGTCTCTCCTGATGCGAGCCCAGACAGAGCGCGGGTTCGAGCCCCCGACTCCACCACAGAGCCAAGAGACCACTCCCCTGACAGCGGCGCAGGGGGGCGACATTCTGCCACCAACGAAGAAGATCCACCATCTGGTCGCCACCACAGCAAGAGGTCCACCAGCGAGCATCTCAACAATCACCACCATCGAAACAGCGAGGTCATCGCCGCCAGCTCTCCTGCGATCCACACGGACACCcacacctcctcccctcccagcACGCTGTCAGAGTTCGCCCAGGCCTCGCTCTCCAAAATGTGGCACGGCTTTTTTGCTCTGAAGAACAGCAGTTTTCCCACAGACCTGTACATGCTGGAGGGGGGGTCCTCTTTCTTCAACACGATGATGAAGGACAGCCTGAAGCTGCAGAGCCAGAACCAGCCCAGCCAGCTGAAGATCGTCCAGAGGCTCCGCATGGACCAGACCCGACTCGATGAGGTGTCGCGCCGCATTAAACTCGGGCGGCCCGACGGGTTTGCTATCCTGTTGGCTCTCCAGGGCCCCATCGACCGCCAGGCCCCCACCCCTGAGCCGGGACTGCAGGTGCGCTTGCTTCGCCACTTGGTGACCTACCTGCGGAACAAGGAGGCAGCTGGAGTCGTGAGCCTGCCTGCCGTAAAAGAGGGGGGGCCTGGAGCAATGCTGTATGCCTTCCCTCCTGGGGTGTTCTCACAACAGTACCTGCAGGCTGCCAAGAGGACTGTGGGTAATATGGACGAGGAGCACATGGTTATTGTGATCGTTAATGACACTAATTGA